A window of the Trichoderma asperellum chromosome 4, complete sequence genome harbors these coding sequences:
- a CDS encoding uncharacterized protein (SECRETED:SignalP(1-28)~MEROPS:MER0001629), whose translation MKSTFIHGPRLLGSLLLAITLPQAITVDAAAIQEVFQQNAPGHIGGVASESRECSAIGRDLLARGGNAVDALVGTTFCVGVIGMYHSGIGGGGFAVLRDANGEYEAIDFREAAPAAAFEDMYNNNVSASVRGGLAVGVPSEVKGLEYMHTKYGVLPWKTVMQGAIHLARNGFRVSNDLIRYMGSTLKADGETFLTKDPNWATDFAPDGDLVKEGSWMTRKRYADTLEKISEQGSEVFYSGEMAKTIVDFIQSTGGTMTLEDMANYKVIIRPVHNVTYRGLVLHGIGAPAGGTVSLQILKIMERYNSEDWSDQDLSRHRLTEAMRFAYAARISLGDPEYVDDDVEGFEQEMLDPKNIDAIHERIWDNQTHPAKYYNPKKFYVPDSHGTSHIAAADKSGMAVSLTTTVNLLFGAEIVEPTTGIILNNEMNDFSIPGVSNEFGFAPSVANYIRPGKRPLSSITPIIASFPNGTLYAVIGAAGGSRIISATAQVLWHILDGHDETLAGALERPRLHDQLMPNHVLLEEMFDDEVAVGLEKRGHNVSWVRPTLSSVQAVRRFTDGVFEAASEPRQKNSAGYTL comes from the exons ATGA AGTCGACGTTCATTCACGGCCCTCGGCTTCTGgggtcgctgctgctggctatTACTCTTCCTCAAGCCATCACCGTCGATGCGGCTGCCATCCAAGAAGTTTTCCAGCAAAATGCGCCTGGGCATATCGGTGGCGTCGCCAGTGAGAGCAGAGAATGCAGCGCCATAGGAAGGGATCTGCTGGCCCGAGGG gGCAATGCTGTCGACGCCTTGGTTGGGACGACGTTTTGCGTTGGCGTTATTGGCATGTACCACTCGGGTATCGGTGGTGGAGGCTTTGCCGTGCTTCGGGATGCCAACGGCGAGTATGAAGCCATCGACTTCAGAGAAGCTGCGCCGGCCGCCGCCTTTGAGGACATGTACAACAACAACGTGAGCGCAAGCGTTCGCGGTGGACTTGCTGTCGGCGTTCCCAGCGAAGTGAAGGGCCTCGAGTACATGCACACAAAGTATGGCGTCCTGCCTTGGAAGACAGTCATGCAAGGTGCTATTCACTTAGCCCGAAATGGATTCCGAG TTTCAAACGACCTTATTCGGTATATGGGCAGTACTCTCAAAGCCGATGGAGAGACTTTTCTTACCAAGGATCCCAACTGGGCTACGGACTTTGCCCCTGATG GTGACTTGGTCAAAGAAGGTTCTTGGATGACACGCAAACGCTATGCAGA CACCCTTGAAAAGATTTCCGAGCAGGGCTCAGAAGTTTTTTATTCTGGAGAAATGG CCAAAACCATAGTTGACTTTATTCAAAGCACCGGTGGGACAATGACCCTCGAGGACATGGCAAATTACAAAGTTATAATTCGTCCCGTTCACAATGTCACATATCGAGGTCTTGTGCTTCACGGCATTGGGGCTCCTGCCGGCGGTACCGTCAGTCTCCAGATTCTCAAGATCATGGAGCGTTATAACTCGGAAGACTGGTCCGATCAAGATCTATCCCGCCATCGCCTTACCGAGGCCATGCGTTTTGCTTATGCTGCTCGAATCAGTCTCGGCGACCCAGAATATGTGGACGACGATGTGGAGGGCTTTGAACAGGAAATGCTTGACCCTAAGAACATTGACGCCATTCATGAGAGAATCTGGGATAACCAGACACACCCAGCCAAGTACTACAACCCTAAGAAGTTTTATGTACCCGATAGCCATGGCACCTCGCACATTGCAGCTGCCGATAAGTCTGGCATGGCCGTATCTCTGACGACGACCGTTAACCTCCTTTTTGGAGCTGAAATTGTTGAACCTACAACAGGCATCATTTT AAACAATGAGATGAACGACTTCTCTATTCCCGGCGTCAGCAACGAGTTCGGCTTTGCTCCCTCCGTCGCAAACTACATCCGCCCCGGCAAACGccctctctcctccatcACTCCCATCATCGCTTCTTTCCCCAACGGCACTCTCTACGCTGTCAtcggcgctgctggcggctCCCGTATCATCTCTGCCACCGCTCAAGTGTTATGGCACATCCTCGACGGGCATGACGAAACTCTTGCGGGAGCTCTAGAGCGACCACGGCTACACGACCAGCTCATGCCGAATCACGTTCTACTGGAAGAAATGTTTGACGATGAAGTAGCGGTAGGTTTGGAGAAAAGAGGCCACAATGTGAGCTGGGTGCGACCAACCCTGAGCTCTGTACAGGCAGTGAGGAGGTTCACTGATGGTGTGTTTGAAGCGGCGAGCGAGCCTAGGCAGAAGAACAGCGCGGGATATACCCTGTAG
- a CDS encoding uncharacterized protein (SECRETED:SignalP(1-26)~MEROPS:MER0001629) — translation MWIESTFIHGPRLLGSLLLAITLPQAITVDAAAIQEVFQQNAPGHIGGVASESRECSAIGRDLLARGGNAVDALVGTTFCVGVIGMYHSGIGGGGFAVLRDANGEYEAIDFREAAPAAAFEDMYNNNVSASVRGGLAVGVPSEVKGLEYMHTKYGVLPWKTVMQGAIHLARNGFRVSNDLIRYMGSTLKADGETFLTKDPNWATDFAPDGDLVKEGSWMTRKRYADTLEKISEQGSEVFYSGEMAKTIVDFIQSTGGTMTLEDMANYKVIIRPVHNVTYRGLVLHGIGAPAGGTVSLQILKIMERYNSEDWSDQDLSRHRLTEAMRFAYAARISLGDPEYVDDDVEGFEQEMLDPKNIDAIHERIWDNQTHPAKYYNPKKFYVPDSHGTSHIAAADKSGMAVSLTTTVNLLFGAEIVEPTTGIILNNEMNDFSIPGVSNEFGFAPSVANYIRPGKRPLSSITPIIASFPNGTLYAVIGAAGGSRIISATAQVLWHILDGHDETLAGALERPRLHDQLMPNHVLLEEMFDDEVAVGLEKRGHNVSWVRPTLSSVQAVRRFTDGVFEAASEPRQKNSAGYTL, via the exons ATGTGGATAGAGTCGACGTTCATTCACGGCCCTCGGCTTCTGgggtcgctgctgctggctatTACTCTTCCTCAAGCCATCACCGTCGATGCGGCTGCCATCCAAGAAGTTTTCCAGCAAAATGCGCCTGGGCATATCGGTGGCGTCGCCAGTGAGAGCAGAGAATGCAGCGCCATAGGAAGGGATCTGCTGGCCCGAGGG gGCAATGCTGTCGACGCCTTGGTTGGGACGACGTTTTGCGTTGGCGTTATTGGCATGTACCACTCGGGTATCGGTGGTGGAGGCTTTGCCGTGCTTCGGGATGCCAACGGCGAGTATGAAGCCATCGACTTCAGAGAAGCTGCGCCGGCCGCCGCCTTTGAGGACATGTACAACAACAACGTGAGCGCAAGCGTTCGCGGTGGACTTGCTGTCGGCGTTCCCAGCGAAGTGAAGGGCCTCGAGTACATGCACACAAAGTATGGCGTCCTGCCTTGGAAGACAGTCATGCAAGGTGCTATTCACTTAGCCCGAAATGGATTCCGAG TTTCAAACGACCTTATTCGGTATATGGGCAGTACTCTCAAAGCCGATGGAGAGACTTTTCTTACCAAGGATCCCAACTGGGCTACGGACTTTGCCCCTGATG GTGACTTGGTCAAAGAAGGTTCTTGGATGACACGCAAACGCTATGCAGA CACCCTTGAAAAGATTTCCGAGCAGGGCTCAGAAGTTTTTTATTCTGGAGAAATGG CCAAAACCATAGTTGACTTTATTCAAAGCACCGGTGGGACAATGACCCTCGAGGACATGGCAAATTACAAAGTTATAATTCGTCCCGTTCACAATGTCACATATCGAGGTCTTGTGCTTCACGGCATTGGGGCTCCTGCCGGCGGTACCGTCAGTCTCCAGATTCTCAAGATCATGGAGCGTTATAACTCGGAAGACTGGTCCGATCAAGATCTATCCCGCCATCGCCTTACCGAGGCCATGCGTTTTGCTTATGCTGCTCGAATCAGTCTCGGCGACCCAGAATATGTGGACGACGATGTGGAGGGCTTTGAACAGGAAATGCTTGACCCTAAGAACATTGACGCCATTCATGAGAGAATCTGGGATAACCAGACACACCCAGCCAAGTACTACAACCCTAAGAAGTTTTATGTACCCGATAGCCATGGCACCTCGCACATTGCAGCTGCCGATAAGTCTGGCATGGCCGTATCTCTGACGACGACCGTTAACCTCCTTTTTGGAGCTGAAATTGTTGAACCTACAACAGGCATCATTTT AAACAATGAGATGAACGACTTCTCTATTCCCGGCGTCAGCAACGAGTTCGGCTTTGCTCCCTCCGTCGCAAACTACATCCGCCCCGGCAAACGccctctctcctccatcACTCCCATCATCGCTTCTTTCCCCAACGGCACTCTCTACGCTGTCAtcggcgctgctggcggctCCCGTATCATCTCTGCCACCGCTCAAGTGTTATGGCACATCCTCGACGGGCATGACGAAACTCTTGCGGGAGCTCTAGAGCGACCACGGCTACACGACCAGCTCATGCCGAATCACGTTCTACTGGAAGAAATGTTTGACGATGAAGTAGCGGTAGGTTTGGAGAAAAGAGGCCACAATGTGAGCTGGGTGCGACCAACCCTGAGCTCTGTACAGGCAGTGAGGAGGTTCACTGATGGTGTGTTTGAAGCGGCGAGCGAGCCTAGGCAGAAGAACAGCGCGGGATATACCCTGTAG
- a CDS encoding uncharacterized protein (BUSCO:EOG092D20CT) yields the protein MAAVAETLQNSGPAASLEDQTLLIFARLMEGGQEDEETCKDLNALTKLLNDDADAQEKDKDHKSITDLIDGDCVDTILCYLDMRQPDVVRGHATLVTSAYLRAAGENGKQKLSTFFFDRVKRGTYDDYIVAFCVAAAIFPIVPDLSAELFLNEGFLVSLGPLMRRKWKSRKVETACLEMLNASCMNAACREAIQKYCVEWLEEVVDQDLDGEVRSMNADPNVHSEGGSINMRRHSEQVQHLAAVILAKLRVVPLNPLTNDPNQPRVEAAVTSIEDLSGIFTKMILRDEDHGRQHSIEGLAYSSLQPKIKETIVNDPELLKKLVAMLKDAPPRSPSTYGLLSIFLNLTRYRPTLSEEDKKMSQLKAYADAAGKPAAPDTLDDDDHVTKRCKVVFEAGLTPVLVAHSKHASPASMAIIISIINSFAMTKAFRGSLAQQGAINLLLTAWTSFPEREETGRRMAAHALARILISINPNLVFGGNRSVPASAAIRPLASILPPDPAAERRDLLPTFEGLMALTNLASMEDEEIPRAIISNAWSQIEEQMLSSNNLVSKAAVELVCNLMQAPEGIALYADGNPQAKNRIHILLALADAEDEGTRSAAGGALASLTGYESVAKLVLQREKGIKVVLGMCTDADEGLRHRGVVTIYNMVAGDAEVCKLAREKVTQEGGVEALKDSLKLTRRPEVLEITVQTLKALLGQE from the exons ATGGCAGCCGTAGCTGAGACTCTTCAGAATTCTGGTCCGGCTGCCTCACTCGAGGACCAGACGCTTCTCATCTTCGCGCGGTTGATGGAAGGCGGccaggaggatgaagagacgTGCAAAGACCTGAATGCGCTGACCAAGTTGCTCAACGATGACGCCGATGCGCAGGAGAAGGACAAAGATCACAAGTCCATCACCGATCTCATTGACGGTGACTGCGTAGATACGATTCTGTGCTATCTTGACATGCGCCAGCCGGACGTTGTCCGCGGCCACGCTACTCTCGTCACCTCAGCATACTTGAGGGCCGCAGGCGAGAATGGCAAGCAGAAGCTGTctactttcttctttgatcgAGTCAAGAGAGGCACATACGATGACTACATTGTCGCCTTTTGCGTCGCTGCGGCCATCTTCCCCATTGTTCCGGATCTCTCCGCCGAGCTCTTCCTAAACGAAGGGTTTCTGGTTTCACTAGGCCCGCTAATGAGGAGAAAGTGGAAGAGCCGAAAAGTCGAAACGGCCTGTTTGGAAATGCTAAACGCTTCTTGCATGAACGCTGCGTGTCGAGAGGCCATTCAGAAATATTGCGTGGAGTGGCTCGAGGAGGTGGTTGACCAGGATCTGGACGGGGAAGTTCGTAGTATGAATGCGGACCCCAATGTGCACAGCGAAGGCGGCTCCATCAACATGAGAAGACATTCGGAACAAGTCCAACACCTGGCCGCTGTCATTTTGGCTAAACTAAGA GTAGTACCCTTGAACCCATTAACGAATGACCCAAACCAACCTAGAGTTGAGGCGGCTGTCACTAGCATTGAAGATTTATCCGGCATATTCACCAAGATGATATTACGTGACGAAGATCACGGAAGACAGCATTCTATAGAGGGCCTGGCCTATTCATCGCTGCAGCCCAAGATTAAGGAAACAATCGTTAACGATCCTGAACTACTCAAGAAGCTTGTGGCAATGCTGAAAGACGCCCCCCCTCGTTCACCATCGACATATGGACTTCTTAGCATTTTTCTCAACTTGACTCGGTATCGACCTACTCTTTCTGAAGAGGATAAGAAGATGTCTCAGCTCAAGGCGTacgcagatgcagctggaAAACCAGCTGCTCCAGACACtctggatgacgatgatcaTGTCACCAAGAGGTGCAAAGTGGTCTTTGAAGCAGGCCTCACGCCCGTTCTTGTTGCGCACAGCAAGCATGCATCCCCGGCATCCAtggctattattatatctatCATTAACTCATTCGCCATGACAAAGGCGTTCCGTGGTTCATTAGCTCAGCAGGGCGCTATTAATCTCTTATTAACTGCATGGACGAGTTTTccggaaagagaagagacggGTCGCCGAATGGCCGCCCATGCCCTCGCACGGATCCTCATCAGCATAAATCCTAATCTCGTCTTTGGAGGAAATCGATCGGTCCCAGCCAGTGCCGCCATTCGACCTCTAGCCTCAATCCTTCCACCAGACCCCGCAGCCGAGAGACGAGACTTACTCCCAACGTTTGAGGGACTCATGGCCCTGACTAACCTGGCTTCgatggaagatgaagaaattccTCGAGCCATCATTAGCAACGCCTGGTCTCAGATTGAAGAGCAGATGTTATCTTCCAATAATCTCGTCTCCAAAGCGGCTGTTGAACTGGTCTGCAATCTAATGCAAGCCCCTGAGGGCATAGCCCTGTATGCAGATGGCAACCCCCAAGCCAAGAATCGAATCCACATACTTTTAGCCCTAGCCGacgctgaagatgaaggtACTCGCAGTGCAGCCGGCGGAGCATTGGCTTCTTTGACAGGCTACGAGAGCGTTGCGAAGCTAGTGTTACAGCGAGAAAAGGGCATCAAGGTAGTCCTGGGCATGTGTACGGATGCGGACGAGGGACTGCGGCATAGAGGCGTAGTTACCATCTACAATATGGTTGCGGGAGATGCAGAAGTCTGCAAACTCGCGCGAGAAAAGGTCACTCAGGAGGGCGGCGTTGAAGCTCTGAAGGACTCTCTGAAGCTTACTAGGAGGCCAGAGGTCCTAGAGATTACGGTACAAACTCTGAAGGCGCTTTTGGGACAAGAgtaa
- a CDS encoding uncharacterized protein (MEROPS:MER0017622), which yields MSSGYDDEGFPPVMDDNTCGTDGALDRALGLGQKQLKCVPAIFIHAGAGFHSHQNEHVHLQACVAACEMGMKFLKAGATATEAVEAALVILENKEITNAGYGSNLSIDGTVECDATIVDHLGRSGACGAVPNVKNPISLAKLILDTSNRPLSLRRVPPNALVGEGARNFAEEHGMATYGNEYLVSRNSRDRFLKWQEDLKRAEISSKDIKASSASNKINMGSALYQYDAVAVTDPHKVFPRDHTAAILAGTWNEGQLDSPYVGTPNPDVNAIFEPPVYPATYARALSSTPTNTPRPPSRPTPGASMHTTPTTATSNVSVNFSPSRLKRHSKNIHQGSRGNGVSADAIPDDTRLADNSKMAHFDGAKLSSENTGELQEGSDDDGQNQGQGRDASVISIRGLKRPLDTSKENEDSSSQAAKRHFQFDSGNEDLVTDTIGAIAIDDGGHIAAGSSSGGIGMKHRGRLGPAALVGIGTAVVPCAEDDIDNVTVAAVTSGTGEHMATTMASQRCAERLYHGTRRGPAGIDVQDDDEDAIMESFIAKDFMDHPGVKSCHSAGAIGIMAVKKTSRGYYLYFAHNTDSFALASMGGLEKAPRCVMSRLPDGAKIAKGGRKVQLQ from the exons ATGAGCAGTGGCTATGACGATGAAGGATTTCCCCCAGTGATGGACGATAATACTTGTGGTACCGATGGCGCACTCGACCGcgctcttggccttggtcAGAAGCAGCTCAAATGCGTCCCGGCAATCTTCATCCATGCGGGAGCTGGCTTCCACAGTCATCAAAATGAGCATGTTCATCTTCAAGCCTGCGTTGC GGCCTGTGAGATGGGCATGAAATTCTTAAAAGCCGGCGCCACTGCTACCGAGGCGGTTGAAGCTGCTCTGGTTATCCTCGAGAACAAGGAGATAACAAACGCCGGCTATGGCTCCAATCTATCAATCGACGGCACTGTCGAGTGTGATGCGACGATTGTTGATCATTTGGGCCGTAGCGGTGCCTGTGGCGCCGTTCCAA ACGTTAAAAATCCCATCTCACTAGCCAAGCTCATCTTGGACACAAGCAACAGACCCCTAAGCCTCCGCCGAGTCCCCCCAAATGCCCTCGTAGGCGAAGGAGCGAGAAACTTTGCCGAAGAGCACGGAATGGCAACTTATGGCAACGAATATCTCGTTTCCAGAAATTCCAGGGATCGTTTCCTGAAATGGCAAGAAGATCTGAAGAGAGCCGAGATTAGCTCCAAAGACATCAAGGCCAGCTCTGCTTCTAACAAGATCAATATGGGCAGTGCCCTGTACCAATATGATGCAGTGGCAGTGACAGATCCTCATAAAGTATTCCCTAGGGATCATACTGCGGCAATCCTGGCGGGGACATGGAATGAAGGCCAGCTTGATTCGCCATATGTCGGCACACCCAATCCAGACGTAAATGCTATTTTTGAGCCTCCAGTGTATCCAGCAACGTATGCTCGTGCTCTATCCTCCACTCCAACGAACACGCCCCGACCTCCCTCGCGACCGACACCGGGGGCTTCAATGCATACGACGCCCACTACCGCAACGAGCAATGTGAGCGTTAATTTTTCGCCTAGTCGCCTGAAACGGCACTCCAAAAACATCCATCAAGGTAGTCGTGGGAATGGCGTGAGCGCAGACGCTATTCCGGATGACACCAGGCTGGCGGATAATTCCAAGATGGCGCACTTCGATGGGGCGAAGCTTTCCAGTGAAAATACCGGTGAGCTCCAAGAAGGTTCAGATGATGACGGGCAGaatcaaggacaaggaagagATGCCTCCGTAATAAGCATTCGCGGTCTTAAGCGCCCGCTTGACACGTCAAAAGAAAACGAGGATTCTAGCTCACAGGCCGCAAAGCGCCATTTCCAGTTTGATAGTGGCAATGAAGATTTGGTCACGGACACTATTGGTGCTATTGCAattgatgatggcggccaCATAGCGGCAGGATCTTCGTCTGGTGGTATCGGAATGAAACATCGAGGCCGCTTAGGGCCGGCCGCTTTGGTTGGCATTGGTACAGCCGTTGTACCTTGTGCTGAGGATGACATTGACAACGTCACTGTTGCAGCCGTAACAAGTGGCACTGGAGAGCACATGGCCACCACAATGGCGTCACAGAGATGTGCTGAGCGTCTTTATCATGGGACGCGCCGTGGCCCCGCCGGCATCGATGTtcaagatgatgacgaggacgccATCATGGAATCATTCATAGCTAAGGACTTTATGGATCACCCCGGGGTGAAAAGTTGTCATTCCGCAGGCGCCATCGGTATCATGGCCGTGAAAAAGACTAGTAGAGGCTACTATCTATACTTTGCCCACAATACAGACTCCTTTGCTCTAGCATCAATGGGTGGCTTGGAAAAGGCACCGCGATGCGTCATGTCACGACTGCCTGACGGTGCTAAGATTGCCAAAGGTGGCCGCAAAGTTCAGCTGCAGTAA
- the ARP3 gene encoding Arp2/3 complex subunit, actin nucleation center (BUSCO:EOG092D25DG), with product MANQTPAVVMDNGTGFSKLGFAGNDSPSFVFPTAIATKAASGGAGGSGSGRPAVGNKPSFLTGGAGPSGHLNSKRGTEDLDFYIGDEAINAAAGPGYGLHYPIRHGQIENWDHMERFWSNSIFKYLRVEPEDHYFLLTEPPLNPPENRENTAEIFFESFNCAGMYIAVQAVLALAASWTSSKVSDRSLTGTVIDSGDGVTHVIPVAEGYVIGSSIKSIPVAGRDITYFVQSLLRDRGEPDSSLKTAQEIKEEYCYVCPDIVKEFARYDRDRSRFAKHVVTQPGGRQVTVDVGYERFLAPEIFFNPEIYTSDFLTPLPTVVDGVIQQSPIDVRRGLYKNIVLSGGSTLYKDFGRRLQRDIKLLVDARIQASEQRSGGARSGGVDVQVITHKRQRHGPWFGGSLLGQTPEFRSYCHTKAEYQEYGPSIVRRFALLGGPGGS from the exons ATGGCGAACCAAACTCCCGCCGTTGTCATGGACAA CGGCACGGGTTTCTCCAAGCTAG GTTTTGCCGGCAACGATTCCCCTTCATTCGTCTTCCCTACCGCCATCGCGACCAAGGCTGCCAGTGGAGGCGCCGGAGGATCAGGATCGGGTCGTCCGGCCGTCGGCAACAAGCCTTCGTTCCTGACCGGAGGAGCTGGTCCCAGCGGCCATCTGAACTCAAAGCGCGGAACCGAGGACTTGGACTTCTACATTGGTGACGAGGCCATTAACGCCGCGGCTGGTCCTGGATACGGCCTCCACTATCCCATCCGCCATGGTCAGATTGAGAACTGG GACCACATGGAGCGATTCTGGTCAAACTCCATCTTCAAGTACCTGCGAGTCGAGCCCGAAGACCACTACTTCCTTCTCACCGAGCCC CCGCTGAACCCTCCCGAGAACCGAGAAAACACTGCCGAGATCTTCTTCGAGTCTTTCAACTGTGCCGGCATGTACATTGCCGTGCAGGCTGTTCTGGCTCTGGCGGCCTCGTGGACCTCTTCCAAGGTTTCGGACCGATCCTTGACCGGTACTGTTATTGACTCTGGTGATGGTGTCACCCACGTCATCCCGGTCGCTGAAGGTTACGTTATCGGATCATCGATCAAGTCGATCCCCGTTGCCGGACGAGACATTACATATTTCGTCCAGTCTCTTCTGCGAGACCGCGGCGAGCCCGATTCGTCCCTGAAAACGGCTCAGGAGATCAAGGAAGAGTACTGCTACGTCTGCCCCGACATTGTCAAGGAGTTTGCCCGCTACGACCGTGACCGCAGCCGCTTTGCCAAGCACGTCGTGACCCAGCCTGGCGGTCGCCAGGTCACTGTCGACGTCGGTTACGAACGTTTCTTGGCTCCCGAGATCTTCTTCAACCCCGAAATCTACACGTCAGATTTCCTGACCCCGCTGCCAACCGTTGTGGATGGCGTCATCCAGCAATCGCCAATTGATGTTCGACGAGGTCTCTACAAGAACATTGTCCTGTCCGGTGGAAGCACCCTCTACAAGGACTTTGGAAGACGTTTACAGCGAGACATTAAGCTGCTCGTCGATGCCAGAATCCAGGCCAGCGAGCAGCGCAGCGGCGGTGCCCGTAGCGGCGGAGTGGATGTCCAGGTTATTACTCACAAGAGACAGCGACATGGACCCTGGTTCGGCGGCAGTCTGCTCGGCCAGACTCCCGAGTTCCGATCCTACTGCCACACCAAGGCAGAG TACCAAGAATACGGACCTAGCATTGTGCGAAGATTTGCTCTTCTCGGTGGCCCTGGCGGTTCATAA
- a CDS encoding uncharacterized protein (BUSCO:EOG092D2QYY): MDAVDVSEHYEVTSIDSPPSLLSIVIDTNPRAWAALDSRLSLAQAISNILVFVNAHLAFSNTNQVAVIAAHVNRAVWLYPTAQKPAAAKDNSGDVQMQDVSAETNNSSSPSANKYPQFAQIESSVFSSIQSLMAETTIQDLDQVTTQLSGALTLALCRINKASQALSSSDTTLSNAAPVNSTAPPPVKGRIVVISVSDSEPSQYIPTMNAVFAAAHNQVAIDTIALAGDSTFLQQACFNTNGIFLKASNPQGLLTYLMFGLIPDTEARESIITPTHDTVDFRTACFCHGKVVDTGFVCSVCLSIFCEPPENAECLTCGTVLALGNYGAKPAVVPRKKKKKKKIVNGSGREETGSATGTPKP; encoded by the coding sequence ATGGATGCCGTCGACGTCTCGGAGCACTACGAGGTCACCTCCATCGACagccctccctccctcctctccatcgtcatcgacaCCAACCCACGTGCCTGGGCCGCCCTCGACTCCCGCCTCTCCCTCGCTCAGGCAATCTCCAACATCCTCGTCTTTGTCAACGCCCACCTTGCCTTCAGCAATACCAACCAGGTCGCCGTCATAGCCGCACACGTGAACCGCGCCGTATGGCTCTATCCCACTGCTCAGAAGCCAGCGGCCGCAAAGGACAACTCGGGAGACGTCCAGATGCAGGATGTGTCGGCTGAGACGAACAACTCTTCTTCACCATCGGCCAACAAGTACCCCCAGTTCGCACAGATCGAGTCTTCCGTCTTCTCGTCCATCCAGAGTCTCATGGCCGAGACCACCATCCAAGACCTTGATCAAGTAACAACGCAGCTCTCCGGAGCTCTGACTCTCGCACTCTGCCGCATCAACAAGGCCTCACAAGCTCTCAGCTCGTCGGATACCACTCTCTCTAACGCTGCTCCCGTTAATTCCACCGCCCCTCCTCCCGTCAAAGGCCGAATCGTCGTCATATCCGTCTCAGATTCCGAACCGTCTCAATATATCCCAACAATGAATGCCGTCTTTGCGGCCGCTCACAACCAAGTTGCCATTGATACCATTGCTCTTGCCGGTGACTCAACCTTCCTCCAGCAAGCATGCTTCAACACCAACGGCATCTTTCTCAAGGCATCCAACCCTCAAGGCCTGCTGACCTACCTTATGTTTGGACTTATCCCCGATACAGAAGCTCGTGAGTCAATTATTACGCCTACCCATGACACTGTCGACTTTCGAACGGCCTGCTTTTGCCATGGCAAGGTGGTCGATACCGGATTCGTCTGCTCCGTCTGTCTGAGCATATTCTGCGAACCGCCAGAGAACGCTGAATGTCTCACGTGCGGTACTGTGCTGGCACTCGGCAATTACGGTGCTAAACCTGCCGTTGTACCacggaaaaagaagaagaagaagaagattgtcaACGGTAGCGGGCGTGAGGAGACAGGGAGTGCTACAGGGACGCCAAAGCCTTGA
- the ADH1 gene encoding Alcohol dehydrogenase: MGSLNLPTDQWAQVVEKVGGPATYKRIPVQKPGPDEVLVNIKYSGVCHTDLHAMMGDWPLPTKPLPLVGGHEGAGVVVARGSLVDDIEIGDLAGIKWLNGSCLSCSYCQNSDESLCKKALLSGYTVDGTFQEYAIAKAAHVARIPKGTNLEAVAPILCAGITVYKGIKESQVRPGQTIAIVGAGGGLGSIAIQYAKAMGIHAIAIDAGDEKRDLCLKLGASTFIDFTKSKDIVADVKAATPDGEGPYAALLVAVQEKPFQQATQYLRSKGVLVCIGLPANANLSAPVFDTVVRMINIKGSYVGNRADTAEALDFFARGLINVPYKSIGLSQLQDVYALMHEAKIAGRYVVDTSK, from the exons ATGGGCAGCCTCAACCTTCCAACTGACCAATGGGCACAAGTTGTCGAGAAAGTCGGCGGAC CCGCCACCTACAAGAGGATCCCCGTCCAGAAGCCCGGCCCCGATGAAGTCCTCGTCAACATCAAGTACTCTGGCGTCTGCCACACCGACCTCCACGCCATGATGGGCGACTGGCCGCTGCCCACAAAGCCGCTGCCCCTCGTCGGCGGCCACGAGGGTGCCGGTGTCGTCGTCGCCCGCGGCTCGCTCGTCGACGACATTGAGATTGGCGACCTCGCCGGCATCAAGTGGCTCAACGGCTCGTGCCTCAGCTGCTCCTACTGCCAGAACAGCGACGAGTCGCTGTGCAAAAAGGCCCTGCTGTCGGGCTACACCGTCGACGGCACGTTCCAGGAGTACGCCATCGCAAAGGCCGCCCACGTCGCCCGCATCCCCAAGGGCACCAACCTCGAGGCCGTCGCGCCCATCCTGTGCGCCGGCATCACCGTCTACAAGGGCATCAAGGAGTCGCAGGTCCGCCCCGGCCAGACAATCGCCATTGTCGgcgccggcggcggcctcgGCAGCATTGCCATCCAGTACGCAAAGGCCATGGGCATCcacgccatcgccattgacGCCGGCGACGAGAAGCGCGACCTGTGCCTCAAGCTCGGTGCCTCGACCTTCATCGACTTCACAAAGTCAAAGGACATCGTCGCCGACGTCAAGGCCGCCACGCCCGACGGCGAGGGCCCCTACGCCGCTCTGCTCGTCGCCGTCCAGGAGAAGCCCTTCCAGCAGGCCACGCAGTATCTGCGCTCCAAGGGCGTCCTGGTCTGCATCGGCCTGCCCGCCAATGCCAACCTCTCTGCCCCCGTCTTTGACACCGTCGTCCGCATGATCAACATCAAGGGCAGCTACGTCGGCAACCGCGCTGACACGGCCGAGGCGCTCGACTTCTTCGCACGGGGCTTGATCAACGTTCCTTACAAGTCCATTGGCCTGAGCCAGCTCCAGGATGTCTACGCTTTGATGCACGAGGCCAAGATTGCCGGCCGCTATGTTGTTGACACCTCCAAATAA